The sequence TCTGCTGGTGGGGCGCCTGGGCACCGTTAATCTCGCCGCCACCAACATCGCGTTTAACGTCAACACGCTCGCGTTCATGCCGATGATCGGATTCGGCATCGCGGTTTCGGTGATGGTGGGCCGGTATATCGGCATGGAGAAGCCGGAGCTCGCACAGCGCAGCGTGTACTCGGGATTTCATCTGACGTTCATCTATATGGTAGCGATATCGCTCTGCTACCTGCTGCTTCCGGAAATCTTCGTCGCGCCCTTCGCCTCGAAAGCCGATCCGGGCTCGTTCGACGAAATCTACCGGCTGTCGGTGGTGCTGCTGAAGTTCGTGGCGATCTACTCCATTTTCGATACCATGAACATCATTTTCGCCTCCGCCCTCAAGGGGGCCGGAGACACCCGTTTCGTCATGTACATGCTGGCCGCGGTTTCCCTGCTTGTGCTGGTGATACCTTCGTATCTCGTGCTCGTGGTTTTCAGCGGCGGCCTGTACGAGGCCTGGATCATCGCCTCGCTCTATGTGGTGATCCTCGGATTTTCATTCTTCATCCGCTTTCGCGGCGGCAGATGGAAGTCAATGCGCGTGATAGAAGAGCCGGTCGTCTGCATTCCGCCATCGCTTCCGGAGGTGCCGGGGGCGGAGTGAACGGTGGGAGGTCCGTTACGAAATTCATAATCACGCCGGGACTTTTTTAGCGTAGTCGGGAAAAAAGTGGTTTACAACGGCCGTATAGATGCTACCTAAAACACATTATGCTGGACGCCACCCTGCTGAAGGATCTTACCGAGCTTCTTGCCAACAATCTTACTTTTCCCGAAATAGAAATAGTCGGCGGATATTTTTTTAATAAGTATGACACTCACGCGCTCGAGGGCATCTCGAAGACCGTAACCATATCCCCGGGCAGGGCGGCCCGAAGGCTCGTGCAGGAGTGCATCGACGGGAAAAAGCTCGAGGAACTCATCGCCTTCACCGTCGAGCTCGATGACAACCAGCTCAACGGCCGAACGGTGAGGCTCGCGGGGCTCGACAATCTCCTCTATACGCTTTCACGTTCGGGGCACATCTACGACCACGCCCGCCGGAGGCTTGTAAAGATCAGCGAAGACGCCAACCTCATGCCGAACTGGGGGGTGCTCCGCGACGGCAAGGAATACCCGCTCATCATCGCGTCGATGGATATCTGCAATAACTCGAAGCTGGTTAAGAAATACGGCCCGAAAGTAATGGAAAAGATGTACCTCGACCTTTGGGAGTTTTACAAGCCGAAGATGCGACAGTATAACGCCCGGATGTGGTACTGGGCGGGCGACGGCGGCATACTCGCCTTCCGCGACCAGAACGGCGGGCCGGTGGAGGCGGTGAGCTGCTGCCTGGAAATGATATTTTCCCTCAGCATCTACAACTGTTCGCCGGACAAACAGATCGACGAGCTCATTTCAATGCGGATCGGCCTGGACGCGGGGAAGATCAAGTTCTTCAAAAAAACGGGACAGATCGTTTCGGACGTCATCAATTACGCGTGCCACCTCGAAAAGAGCCATGCCGATCCCAACGGGATCTCGATATCGGGCGAACTGTACGAGCGGCTTACTCCGCAGCTTCGCTATATGTTCAAAAAGAGAGACGAGTTCGAGTCGCGCACCGCTTATTCACTCACTTACAACTGTGACAAGGCCCTCTGCTGAGCGCGCCCCCCGAATTCGCGCGACAGAACCCTGAAAATACCGGGGTCGGAGCCGCGCGTTATTCTCGACAGGCGCAAAGCCGTACCCTATAGCCCCATTCGGCAGGCGCTCAGTCAGCATCTTGCCGCGGTCCCTTTTTTTGTTGACAACTATACCGATATATACTACTATGATGTGTAGTATCGTTGTTGCATCACCGGGCACTATGGTGGATTTTCTACGCCCGTGGCGGAAGAAATCCGATATTCCCGGGATTTGCAATAAGTCCAGTAAACTGCTGAGTATATATCATGCGAGGGTAGGCAATCCATGAAGAAAGACCTCACCGAGAAACAGGAAAATATTTTCGACTTTATAAAAGAGGCGATTCGCGAATCGGGCTTCCCGCCTACCGTGCGAGAGATAGGCGACCGTTTCGGAATTACGCCCAAGGGCGCCTATGACCACCTCAAGGCAATCGAGAAAAAGGGATTCATCCGGTGCGCGCAAAACAAGTCCCGAGCGATAGAGCTCCTGACTGACCGGGTAGAGGTGCTTCGAATGGATGCGGTCAATATTCCGCTGGTCGGAAGGATCGCCGCGGGCGCACCGCTTCTCGCCGAGGAGAACATCGAGGACTATCTCAGCTTCCCGGCCCCGGCCTTCAGCGGCGGTGATTTCTTCGCCCTCAAGGTGAAAGGCGATTCGATGATCGACGAGGGTATACACGACGGAGATGTCGCCATAATCAGAAAACAGAACACGGCGCAGAACGGCGATATCGTCGCCGCGCTCATAGAGGACGAGGCCACTCTTAAAATTTTCAAGAAGGCCGGTGGCAAAATCAGTCTCGTTCCGGCCAACAGTGCCTACCGACCGATCGTTGTGAACGAGGTTGAAGTGCTGGGAAAGCTTGCCGGTATGTTCAGGAGGTATTAATCTTTTCATTACATGAGTCGCTGCGGTTCTCTCTTTTTTGGCGCAGGGGTCGGGCTTGAAAATTTTTCACGGTCCTGTATCCTTTTCGGAAACTTGATGTTCTTTCTCCTTTGTCATCCCGTCCATCCCGATGATATGACGGACAGATGCCGAATTTTACCCTCGCCCGGTGAAATTACGTTGACTCGGTCTGTTTTATCGTCCATCATTACCGGGCAGCCGCGGTATGGCCGCGGATTCGAACGATTCCACCGCGTGGAGCGCAGCCCATGGCCCGTAAATACATCGACCTGAGTATCGCGATCGAGAACGGCATTCCGTCCGATCCGCCCCAGATGATCCCGAACATACAGTATATAACGCACGATGAGGGCGCCGGGCAGATGATCCCATTCTTCCCCGGCATCGACCCGGCCAGGGACCTTCCCGGAGGGAAGGGCTGGGCACTCGAGATGATCACGCTCACCACGCACTCGGGGACGCACCTCGACGCCCCCTGGCATTACCATCCCACGATGAGCGGCGGACTCAGGGCGCTCACCATCGACGAGGTGCCGCTTGAATGGTGCACGGGCGACGGCGTCAAACTTGATTTTCGGGAATTTCCCGACGGCTATCTCGTTACGGCCGCGGACATGGAGGCGGCGTTCTCAAAGATGGGTTATGCGCTCAAGGAAGGCGATATCGTGCTGGTGAATACCGGCGCCGACGCCTGCTGGGGCAAGGGGGAGTATCTTATCCGTGGATGCGGAATGGGGCGCGAGGCGACGCTGTGGCTCTGCGAGCGCGGCATACGCGTGGTGGGGACGGACGCCTGGAGCTGGGACCGGCCCCTGCCGCTCATCGCGCAGGAATTTCAGAAAAACGGCGATTCTTCGATTATCTGGGAAGGGCATTTTGCCGGCATAGAGCGGGGGTACTGCCATATCGAAAAGCTCACTAATCTGGACAGGCTCCCGCCCTTTGGTTTCACCGTGTTCTGCTTTCCGGTAAAAATTAAGGAAGCAAGCGCGGGATGGGTTCGGGCGGTCGCCGTTGTTGAGGAGTGATCGGGGAAAAGGCTTGACAAAATCGGCCGATAAAATCCATGCTTTTTTGTTAAGGACGCACGATGATATTCGCAAAGGGAAATCTGGGTTTTTTTCTGGCCTTTCTGCTGATTGGCGGGGTGCTGGGTTCGGCCCTCGGAACGCTGGTCGTAAGGCTTTTCCCCGCGCTCCAGGTCATCAATACCAGCCTGACGGGGCCGATCTCGCTCAATCTCGAGATCATCAGCTTCGGCGTCAGGCTGAATCTTTCGGCGATTGCCGGTATGATTGTCGGGCTGCTTATTTTTCGTAAGGTATAGTTCAGACGTACGGCCGCACCCGCGGCTATCACGCGGAACCGTCGCATTTGCGCCGGAACCGTATAACATAAACCGGCCCTGGGCCGGTTGCCGCCGACCTTGTGTGATATTAACTCTGTTACAGGATCGTCTCGCGGCGCGGGTGTGCGCTGCGTCGGTGCGCGGTGAAACGGGCGCGTTATGTGCCGTTCGCCGGCCGGCGGATGAAATTAATCCGTCACTTTATTAAATACAAGGGGGTACCGTACATTGTCAGTAGTATCGATGAAAGCGCTTCTGGAATCGGGTGTTCATTTCGGGCACCAGACGAGGAGATGGAATCCGCGGATGTCCCAGTTTATCTTTACGGCCCGCAACGGGATCCATATCATAGATTTGCAGAAAACGATGCAGCGGCTCAAGATCGCTTACGCCGCGATGAAGGAGGTATCGGCGAACGGGGGGAAGGTGCTCTTTGTCGGGACCAAAAAACAGGCCCAATCCGCGATCGAGGAATTCGCGCAGAAATGCGGCATGTACTTCGTGGCGGAGCGCTGGCTTGGCGGGCTTCTGACCAACTTCAACACGGTGAGCAATTCGATCGAGCGCCTGAAGGGCCTCGAGAAAATGTCCGAAACCGGC comes from Spirochaetota bacterium and encodes:
- a CDS encoding cyclase family protein — its product is MARKYIDLSIAIENGIPSDPPQMIPNIQYITHDEGAGQMIPFFPGIDPARDLPGGKGWALEMITLTTHSGTHLDAPWHYHPTMSGGLRALTIDEVPLEWCTGDGVKLDFREFPDGYLVTAADMEAAFSKMGYALKEGDIVLVNTGADACWGKGEYLIRGCGMGREATLWLCERGIRVVGTDAWSWDRPLPLIAQEFQKNGDSSIIWEGHFAGIERGYCHIEKLTNLDRLPPFGFTVFCFPVKIKEASAGWVRAVAVVEE
- the lexA gene encoding transcriptional repressor LexA produces the protein MKKDLTEKQENIFDFIKEAIRESGFPPTVREIGDRFGITPKGAYDHLKAIEKKGFIRCAQNKSRAIELLTDRVEVLRMDAVNIPLVGRIAAGAPLLAEENIEDYLSFPAPAFSGGDFFALKVKGDSMIDEGIHDGDVAIIRKQNTAQNGDIVAALIEDEATLKIFKKAGGKISLVPANSAYRPIVVNEVEVLGKLAGMFRRY
- a CDS encoding adenylate/guanylate cyclase domain-containing protein, giving the protein MLDATLLKDLTELLANNLTFPEIEIVGGYFFNKYDTHALEGISKTVTISPGRAARRLVQECIDGKKLEELIAFTVELDDNQLNGRTVRLAGLDNLLYTLSRSGHIYDHARRRLVKISEDANLMPNWGVLRDGKEYPLIIASMDICNNSKLVKKYGPKVMEKMYLDLWEFYKPKMRQYNARMWYWAGDGGILAFRDQNGGPVEAVSCCLEMIFSLSIYNCSPDKQIDELISMRIGLDAGKIKFFKKTGQIVSDVINYACHLEKSHADPNGISISGELYERLTPQLRYMFKKRDEFESRTAYSLTYNCDKALC